In Companilactobacillus allii, one genomic interval encodes:
- the scpB gene encoding SMC-Scp complex subunit ScpB codes for MALLFVAGDQGIKEHDLAQLLEIDSAALRQNIEQLEIKLDSDENSGIKLANFNSQYKLITKSVYSDVLTKYFKSGLGTKLSQAALEVLSIVAYRQPITRIEIDDIRGVQSSGSINTLLARNLIKEDGKKNVPGHPNLYVVTDYFFDYFGIKNLKELPEIEKFENDETENIGDFDGKN; via the coding sequence ATGGCATTACTTTTTGTTGCTGGAGATCAAGGGATAAAGGAACACGATTTAGCACAGTTACTTGAAATAGATAGTGCAGCATTAAGACAAAATATTGAACAATTAGAGATTAAGTTGGATAGTGATGAAAATTCAGGTATTAAGCTAGCTAACTTTAATTCTCAATATAAATTGATTACCAAATCCGTATATAGTGACGTATTAACCAAGTATTTCAAATCTGGCTTAGGAACCAAGCTGAGTCAAGCAGCGTTAGAGGTATTGTCAATTGTGGCGTACCGACAACCAATAACTAGAATTGAGATTGATGATATACGTGGAGTTCAAAGTTCCGGAAGTATCAACACACTTCTAGCTAGGAATTTAATCAAGGAGGATGGGAAGAAGAATGTTCCCGGACATCCTAATCTATATGTGGTTACGGATTATTTCTTTGATTATTTTGGTATTAAGAATTTAAAAGAATTACCTGAAATAGAAAAATTTGAAAATGATGAAACTGAGAACATAGGAGATTTTGATGGAAAAAATTAG